CCGGTACATGGATCGTTGGGTTTGCATTTAAAGGACcctgacattttacatttttacttactCTCATATTAAGAAATAGCATtgtttactatatataaatataaatataaatataaatatataaatatatatatatattatatatatatatatatatatatatatatatacacacacacacatatatatatgacttGAAATGCAAAAACCTCTAAATCCGTCTGAAATtgttttatcaggctcctatgaaAATATCACTGGACAGTTTTGAAAATAAGGCATTCTACAACTTACTAATAACCTTTtctttgccattaaagtgaaatgacTGAATCTTAACATAGGagactgataaaaatgctaatttaaaagaaggaaaaaaaatctcaagaCAAACTTGAgaggattatttttttcttttaaatacccCGTCTGTCTTTTTTGGGAAAGGTAATCAAATATATCGATGACCCATCTTGCACTACATATTTTTATCCAATCAAATACTCCCTATATTTAGATTATCCCACCCTCTAATGCCATCTGCTATTAACTAGCAAGCAAAAGtagagaaaaactaaattaatgcataataataataataataataataataataacaacaaaagtcCTTTAGTATGTCCCAGCCAAACTTTCAACAACATGCCTTAACACAAAAGCAAAACGAAAAATTAATTTATGAGCTCTTTAATATTgacacaggaataaaattatgtacatattattatacaattatggattaaaatgaacaaactaatgaaaaagaaaaatagagacAACTTCTACATtcctttttaataaaagaaagctTCCTTTTAGAACGTAAGGTTAAGTCTTGCACGGAACAGAAAGATGTTTTCAGAACAGCATGGACTGGAGGGACTTCCGAACAGTGGCCATCTCCTGTTGTTGCTGTAAAGATAAAACGTGCAATTATCATAAATCTGTTCTTACATCAACTCTACTACTGAACTATCTACAGAAACTCCTTCAGTTTTCATAACTAAACCAAACCTGTCTTGCAAATGTAGCATACGTCAGATTGAAGGGCTATTTAAAGCAGACATCTGTAACATGCAGAGTCTAAACTGTGTGAAATCTTTTTGTTGAGGCACTCACCGTGTCCATCATTATCTTCTTCTGCAGCAGGGCCATCTCCTTTCTCAGCTCCATCTGGGTGCCCTGCAGGAAGGCTTCGTGGCTTTTCTCCATCTCCTCCATGTTCTGCACACGAATCAAAGACCTCACTCGGTCAgccaaatgatgaaaaaaaaggtCTCGGTTCAATTTCAAATCATTAAAGAGATGACGGCATCTGTGACCTTGACAAACTGCTCATACAGGTCTTTGATGGTTTTCATTTTCTGGTTTTGCACGACCCTGGCCTGCTGGAAGAGCTTCTGCTGCTGGCGAAACAAATTCTGTGAAAACAGAAATAAGGGCGTTCAAAGGCCATGTGTGAGACGTTTACGCAAACATCTCTAAATGTCTGCTAGATAtcctgaaaagctgctttgtatTTTTCACAAGACCCTTAATCCTTAGAATATTTCCTCTCCCTGAGTGTGATGCCGTGCCCCAGAATGACACGTTTCGACTTTCACAACTTTCGACTAGATTTTTctacgcttttatccaaagcgacttacttatatatatatatatatatatttttttacacctaacatgtgttccctgggaatcgaacccacaaccttttgcgctgctaacgcaaagctctaccactgagccacaggaaccacTTACATTCAGCTTCTCCTCCTGCTCCTCAGACTTCTGAACGTCGGTCTCCCACTGCTGGAGCACAGAGAGAACTTGCTGAGAATAATCTTGTGTCAGCTTCTGCCTGCGaagaatacaaaacatttatgtgtttgaACACCACAGAAAAAATGTCTCATTTATCATACAGTGCACTCACTCACCTCTGATTCTGCTGAGTTTTCCACATTTGCTCTAGTTTCTGAGTGCTGCCCTTTAAGGAGTTTTTGGTGAGAACCTCCAAGCGTTTCCTTTTGGTCTGCATGGCCTTGCTGATGTCCGCTAAATAGCCATTCAGTCATCGTTTATGAATACAAAACAGTATTTCAAAGCCAGTTATATTCATTTAGAAAACatgaaatatgtgctaatattattattgaagTGACAGTGGTTAACTTCACTTACCACCAAATCTTTCCAGCATAGTTTGAACCTCATTCCTGAGATAAAGGACaacaaatgatttttgttttcagagaaaGGGCTTCATACATTCAGCCAGGAGTATATATTTCAGCACTTACCCCACACCTGCATGAAGATCATTGTCTTCAAACGAATCTGCAGATCTTTTCTTGGTCAGCTTGTCAATGATTGGAGTTTCTAATGTAATGTAACAAAATGAGAACAATATACAGACAAGCTTTACAGCTACATCACttcttatatgtatatatagactcttattaaataattaattcatatataattcTTCAATATTATTATATCTCTTTTATTAGCctgttaatacatttacatttctaattAACTTACCTTGGAATACCGTGTAAATATCACGGTATAGCCTCTAATGCCATCACTTTACTCACCaccaaatatgtttttgtaaaaggCATGATAAAATACACAGACACACCATCTCTGGCATCATCGTCGGACAAACTTCCTTTCTTTTCCTCCAGAGTGTCGAAGTCAAACGTCTTCAGGTCTGTGGAGCTGTCGGTGTGTTTGGTCTTCTTGTTCTGTTTTCTCCCGGAAGCTGCCATCTCGCTATGTGAAGAGTATCTGGCTGTGGTCTGGTCTATTTAAATATAAGCAGCAACAAAATACAAACTCCAACATGTAAAACCAATTAAATAATTGATCGATCATGATATCGTTCagcttactttttttaaataattaaaacactacGTGAAAATGATTGAAACCAGATACTATAGCttatataaaagtgtttttatgcacaaaaaataaaacattatttcataaacATATATTCTTCCTTTCTAGTAAGGTCATGTTCTCGACGGAATCGTCTGTAAGTTAACGTTACCTGAGGAGAGTGGTGCGTGGGTGTGATCTCTCTATAACCAATCACGACAGTTCAGAAAACTATCCGAAATGTATTGACTTTCACTATTGTATGTTATTACCTTGCAAGTATTTagagaaattttaaaatattttgtttacgaACAAAAACCAACAGTTTGACGACGGTTTGAACTCGCGCGTCTCTGAGGCGGTTTCCCGCTGTTTAATTTTGAGCGCGAGAGGACGACTCGCCGCGCGCTGATCACGTGCTGCATTTTAATGACCAGAGGCacttcataatattaaatattagtctagaggctaaaaataaattatttatcatttaattaatcggattcaaaacaagtaaaaaaaaaaaaaaaaagccaaaacggTAGTTTTATTTCTCCCGTTCacgttattttaatataacatatatacaaaaag
The DNA window shown above is from Cyprinus carpio isolate SPL01 chromosome B25, ASM1834038v1, whole genome shotgun sequence and carries:
- the LOC109076553 gene encoding synaptonemal complex protein 3-like, which gives rise to MAASGRKQNKKTKHTDSSTDLKTFDFDTLEEKKGSLSDDDARDETPIIDKLTKKRSADSFEDNDLHAGVGNEVQTMLERFGADISKAMQTKRKRLEVLTKNSLKGSTQKLEQMWKTQQNQRQKLTQDYSQQVLSVLQQWETDVQKSEEQEEKLNNLFRQQQKLFQQARVVQNQKMKTIKDLYEQFVKNMEEMEKSHEAFLQGTQMELRKEMALLQKKIMMDTQQQEMATVRKSLQSMLF